GTGAAGGACCAGCTCAACAGCGTCGACTTCGGCTACCTCGTGGGCCTGGGCTACCAGCGCAAAACCGGCCCCGGCATTGGCCTGCGCTACAATGGCGGGCTGACCAACCTGCCCAAAGAAGTGACGGTGGGCAATACCACGGTCCAAAACCGTCTCCGCAACAGCGTTTTCCAACTGTACCTGACCTACTCGTTCGGCGGGTAATGACAAGCGTTAATTCCACGAAAAAGCCCGGCATCTGCGCAGATGCCGGGCTTTTTCGTTGGGGTGAGGTGTTATTGCGCCGCCGCGTAGTTGCGGTAGAAGTGCGGGATGGTTTCGATGCCCTTGAGGAAGTTGAACACGCCGAAGTGCTCGTTGGGCGAGTGGATGGCGTCGGAGTCGAGGCCGAAGCCGAGCAGGACGGTGTCGAGGCCCAGCTCCGACTTGAACATGGCCACGATGGGGATGGAGCCGCCGCCGCGCGTGGGCACCGGGCGCTTGCCGAAGGTGGTTTCCATGGCATCGGCGGCGGCGCGGTAGGCTACTGAATTGGTGGGCGTTACCACGGGCTCGCCGCCGTGGTGGGGGCGCACCTCCACCGTCACGCCCTGGGGCGCGATGCTGGAAAAGTGCTTCTGGAATTTCTCGGTGATTTCGGCCGAAGTCTGGTGGGGCACCAGGCGCATGGAAATTTTGGCGTGGGCCTGCGAGGCGATGACGGTTTTGGCGCCCTCGCCGGTGTAGCCGCCCCAGATGCCGTTCACGTCGAGCGTGGGGCGAATGCTGGTGCGCTCCATGCTGCTGTAGCCTTTTTCGCCGTAGCTGTCGGGCAGGCCGATGCTTTGCTTGAACTCCTCTTCCGAGAACGGGGCTTTGGCCATTTCGGCGCGCTCGTCGGCGCTCAGCTCGTCCACGTTGTCGTAGAAGCCAGGGATGGTGATATGGCCGTTTTCATCGTGCAGGCTGGCAATCATCTCGCACAGGGCGTTAATGGGGTTCTGCACGGCGCCGCCGTAGAGGCCGGAGTGCAGGTCGCGGTTGGGGCCGGTCACGGTCACTTCGTGGTAGCTCAGGCCACGCAGGCCCACCTCGATGCTGGGCACGTCGTTGGCCAGAATGCCGGTGTCGGAGATGAGGATGACGTCGGCCTTCAGCTTCTCCTTGTTCGCTTTCACGAAAATTTCGAGGTTGTTGGAGCCGATTTCCTCCTCGCCTTCGAACATGAATTTGATGTTGCAGGGCACGCCGCCCTGGCCGTCGCGCATCATCATTTCGAAGGCCTTGACGTGCATGTACACCTGGCCTTTGTCGTCACAGGCGCCGCGGGCGTAGATTTTCTCGTCCTTAATCACCGGCTCGAAGGGTGGCGAGGTCCACAGTTCGTAGGGGTCGGCGGGCTGCACGTCGTAGTGGCCGTACACGAGGACGGTTTTGGCCTCGGGGCTCACCATGTACTCGCCGTAGACGATGGGATTGCCGGCCGTGGGGCAGATTTCGACGTTCTGCACGCCGGCTTCTTCGAGGCGGGTTTTCAAGTAGTCAGCGGCCCGCAGCACGTCGGCGTGGAACTTGGGGTCGGCAGAAACCGATGGGATGCGGAGCCAGTCCATGAGCTCATCGAGGAAGCGGGTTTGGTTATCGGCGAGGTAATTGGCCATGCGGAGCGGAAGTTTAGAGGGGTTGGGAATGCGGCGGTAAAAGTAACGGACGCCGAGCGCCCCACTAAAACGCCTTTTGGTAGAAATGCTCTTTATCGAGAATGGCGGCAATGGCCTTGAGGTTGCGGCGCAGGTCGGCCAGCGGGGTGATGGTGCGCTGGTCGTAGCCACTCAGCACCCCATCGCCCCGCACGGGTGAGGCCAGCATCACCAGAAAGTCGCCGGGAGTGGCGTTGTTGGTGCCAAAGGGAGAGCCCAGCTTTTGGGTTTCCTCGTCGACGGTGAAATCAACGTAGCGCAAGTGCAGAATGAGCTCCTGCCCGACGGCCAGCCGCGGCGCTCCGCTGAAGGTGATGCCGAGGGTGTTGCCTATCGGCCCGGTTATCAGCCGCACGGCGACGGTTTCGGCGGGCCGGCCCTGCCAGGTTTCGGCTACCCGTATTTTGTAGTAAGAGTGGTAGCACACGCTGCGACTCGAATCGGTGACCAGACTCAGCACGGTGCCGTGCACCACTTGGTCGGCAAATAAAGAAGATTCCTCGTAGGGCGCCGGGCCATCGATGCGGATACGGCGTTCCAATTCGCGCAAATTGATGCCGACGCGCCGAAATTCCGCCTCTTTGGTTACGTCGATGCGTGCTTTGTAGTATCCATCGGCGGGCCGTTGGAGACCAGCCTTGTGCACTGCCGCCGCGAAGGCGGCCTTGTGCCGGGCCGCCGCTTCGTCGGAGCCGAAGGCGGCGCGGGCAGGCTGTTGGGCGCGGGCCGGCCGGGCCGCCAGCAGGCAGATGGACAGCAGCGCAAGCAGCAGTTGGGGTTTCATTGGGGAAAGTTACTGCCGCGCATCCAGCACCCACGCTTGTATCATCTTCTCGCCTACGCGCCAGGCGGCGGGCCAGGCGGCTTCCGGCGCCTCGAAGGTGAGCAGGTAGAGCGTGTCGGTTTTGGCGTTGGCCAGGGCCATTTGATACACAATGCGGGTAGCGGCCTCGGGCGGCGCTTCGCGGTAGCGCACCGTGCGCTTGTAGAATGGCCCCTCCACCGTGGCCGTTTTCTCCAATTGCGTCTGCCCGGAGCCGAAGCCGGCACGCATCATCAGCAGCTCGGCATAATCGGCGGCGGGGCGGCCGGTTTTGCCCTTGGCCTTGCGCACCACCTGCACCGAGAGCCCTTCCTGAAATTCGTCGTTTTCGTCGGTTTCTTCCGGCGTCAGGTAATACGTGGGCGCGCCCTTCTCGCCCGTCACTTTAAAGTACCAGCCCGTTGGCAGCGGCATGGCGGCCTTGATTTCGGGCAGCACCTGCCAGGTCCAGCCAGCGGGCATGGTGCCCAGGGGCACGTTGTATTGCTGGGCGCGGGCGGGCCCGGCCAAGGCCGAAAGCAGCAGTGTACAAAGAAGGAGTAAACGGAGCATAAGAACGTCATGCAGAGCGGAGCGAAGCATCTCGCGTACAACAGTACCCAATAATTAGCGGCGGCACGCGAGATGCTTCGCTCCGCTCTGCATGACGTTCTGGATGGCTCATCAATGCCCCTAAATGTTCGCATCCAGCCGCAGCTGGGTTATCATGGTTTCGCCCAGCTTCCAGGCCTGGGGCCAGTCTTTTTCGGGGCTTTCGAACAGCAGCAGGTAGAACGTGTCCGTCACGGTATTGGCAATGGCCCATTGCTGAATGATTTTGGGACCGGCCGGGCCGCTGGCCAGGCGGTAGCGCACCCCGTAGAGGCGCAACGGCCCCTGGGCTTTGCGGTCCTGGCTAAGCACCTGCTGCCCGGCGCCGCGCCCGCTTTTGGCCGAAAAGGCCTGGGCGTAGGCGTCGGCCGGTTGCCTGGTTTTGGTACTCATCCGCCGCACCACGTTCAGCGAAAGGCCCGTTTGGAACTGCTTGCCCGGTAGTATTCTTTCGCGGGTCAGGAAATAGGCCTGGGCGTCGCGGCTGGCTTCGGCTTTGTAGTTCCACACGTAGGGCAGCAGCACGGCGGCTTTCACCTCGGGCAGCGCCTGCCAATGGTAGCCAACGGGCGCTTCGGCTTGGCGCGCAGCAGCGGGCGGCGTTTGGGCGTGGGCCGGGCGCATGAGCAGCAGGCCACAAAAGGCAATAACGGCGGGACGTATCATCAGGCAACGCACGATAAGTGGAGCTTGCCTATACGATTGAGCCACTTGAAAGGCCATTTCGGACCGGCCAGCCTTCAGCGAGCCGGCGGCTGGGAGGCCAGCAGTTCTTCCAGCCGCTCGGCCTCGCGCTCAAGGCCAGCCAGGCGGGCTTCGAGCAGGCCCTGGGGACCGGCCCCGCAGGCATAGAGCAACTCCACTTCGGCTTCCTGCTCGAAGCGGCTTAGCCAGGCATCGGCCTGGGCAGGGAGCGGGTCGGGCCCGGTCCAGGCCCGGAGGGTGGGCAAGGCGGCCCGGCGCGCCTCGTAGCACCGGGCCTTGTCGCGCAGAATTTCCAGCTGGTACCGCAGCCCACGGATGCGGTGCTGGCATTTGCGCAACTGGTCCTGTATGGGCTTGGCGTTGGGCGGCAAGGGGGGCAGCGGCGGCAGGGCCGGCACGGGGGCATTCGTCGCCGGGTCGAAGCCCAGGTTTGCGGCGGCCAGGTTCAGGCGCATCTCGCGCGGCCAGTAGTCGCCGAGCAGCGGGGGCAGGCGCCGGCCGGTTTCGCCCTCGGCAATGCTGGAACGGGCCACGCCCAGCCAAGCCGCCAACTGCTCCTGGGTGAGGCCAAAAAATTTGCGGGTCGTGCTCATGCCGCAAATTGCGACATTTTCTGCTGCGACATTTTACATTGTCGACGGCAAAATTGTCGCAGGCTCGCTATCCATGGCCGACCGGCGGCGCGCCTGGGGCTCGGGCAGTTGAACGGTACCAGGCCCGCGCCAGCGGCAGGGCACGGCTTCCACACCATAGGCATTGGTGGCGACGGGCTGCGCCCACCGCACCGGTTTTTATTTGCGCCCAAACAGCGGCACGCGGCTTTCGGTGCCGGCGCGCAGGCGGCCGATGTTGGCCCGGTGGGTGTAGATGAGCAGGGCCGCCAGCACGAAGCCGACGTAGACCATAAACGGCTGCTGCGGCCGAAACGGGGGCAGCAGCTGCAGCAGCGCAAAGCTCACGCCCGCTGTCATGGAGGCCAGCGACACGTAGCGGAACAGCAGCAGCATTACCACAAAAATGCCCATGCACACGCCCACCGTGGCCGGCGCCACGCCCAGCATCATGCCCAGAATGGTGGCCACGCCCTTGCCACCCCGAAACTGCGCAAACACCGGGTAGATGTGCCCCACCACCGCCAGCACCCCGCAGGCCAGCTTGAAATATAGCTCGTGCTCGGGCGCAATGGCGCCGTAGGTCACCAGCAGCTTCGGCAGGAAATACGCCGCCACAAAGCCCTTGAGCGCATCCACCAGCAGCACCGCCGAGCCCGCCTTGGGGCCCAGCACCCGGAAGGTATTGGTGGCGCCGGCGTTGCCGGAGCCGTGCTCCCGAATGTCGGCTAGGTTGAAAAAGCGGCGACCCACCCACAGGGCCGTGGGAATGGAGCCCAGCAAATAGGCCACGACGAGGGCAAGGGCAATGTAGAGGATGGTCATGCGTGAGCGAGGATTGGGGCCATAAAGAACGTCATGCTGAGCTTGTCGAAGCATCTCTGCCGCGAGAGTAAATGGTTACTTCCCCGGTAGAGATGCTTCGACAAGCTCAGCATGACGTCTTGTTTTAGCGACTGTAGCCTCCTAGCTGTCGCCGAAGGGGTCGTTTTCGGCTTTCTTCTTGCGCTTTTCTTCCTCCTTCTTCTTTTTCTCCTCCTCCTTTTTCAGCTTTTCGGCTTCCTTGGCCTGGCGCTCGGCTTCTTTCTTGGCCTGGGCGGGGTCTGGCTCGGTGGCCGGAGCGTCGGCGGCGGGTTCGGCGGCTTTTTCCTTGGTTTTGGTTTTCTCCTTTTTCGGCTCCTCGGTGGCCGGGGCATCGGCGGCGGGTTCGGCAGCCTTCTCTTTGGTCTTGGTTTTTTCCTTCACCGGCGCGGGGGCCGGCTCGTCGATGGTGCCGTCGCCGAAGGGGTCGTTGTCCTTGGCCTTCTTCTTTTTCTTGGTGGGAGCTTCTTCCGCCGGCTGCGAGCCCGGGTTGGCGTTGGGGTCCGCGCCGAAGGCGTCCTCATCCTTGCTCTTTTTCTTCTTTTTCTTGTCCTCGAACACGTCAAAGTTGCCGGTGGAAACCGGGGCGGCCGGGCGCGCGGCCAGCTTGCCGGACTTGCCCAGGAAGTCTTTCTGGAAGTGCGAGCGGAAAGCGTCTACGTCGGAGAAATCGCCCAAGAACGTGCCGTAGCTGGTGGCCGTCTCGTAATCGCCCTTCTGCTTGCCGCCAATTTCGGCGTCGAAGCTCTCGCTCGACGACTTCGCCTTGAGCAGGTTGTTGGCGTACTTGAGGTAGTACCAGGTTTGCGGCTCGGGCTCGAGGTAGACTTCCACCACGTCGGTGGCGTTTTCGCGGTGAATTTCCACGTAGCCGTTCACCAGCGCATTCAGGGGCGTTTTGCCCACGCCGGCCAGGCCAATCTCGCCCACCGAGTACCAGGCGCGCTTCTTCTCGTTCCAGCGCAGGTTCACCTTGCTCAGCAGAATGGTGTGGGCCAGCTTGGGCGAGAGCTTCATGAGCGGGTCGGCGGCGCCGCGGTGGCCGGCGTAGCCTTCCACGCCCTTGTCGCCAATGAACTGGCCCAGCTTGTACAACTCGTTGGTAGAGCCGTCCTGGGCCTCGGCCGAGCCCTTGGTGACCTTCACCAGCTCAGCACCCATCACCTCCACGGCTTTGGGCGGCATGTTGATGTCGATGCCCAGCAGGGCGTCCACGGAGTAGCGGGCGCTGTCGGGGTTGGCCGTGCCCACGCCGCTGGCCACCATCTTGTAGTCTTTGGTGGAAGTGATGAACGTCATCGGCCCGCGGAAGCTGAGCGAGTTCGTCTCGTCGGTATAGGTGAGGGCGGCGCCTTCGTAGGCATTCACGTCGTCGAGGTCGCGGCGCGAAATGCTGTAAATGCCCTTTTTGTCGTCGTAGCGCAGCTCCCCGTCCACCTTGAACAGGGGCACGTCGGTGGGGTTGGGCACCGTGGCGGCGTAGAGCGGATACACTTTGTTGCTCTGGTCCGACACGAACAGACCCGTCACGAGCGGCGTGCCGTCTTCGGCCTTGATGTCTTTCAGGTTGAGGCTAAAATTCTTGGGGTCGATGGAGTCCTTCACCGCAATCCACTCGGCCGATTTCCGGTCTTTGCCAAACTGCAGCTGCACCTGGCCGTCGAAGGCAAAGCCGCGGCGCTGCGAGTTCAGCTGCACGTTGCCCCGGTAGCCGATGCGCGGCGTGAGCTGAAACTTGCTGTTGGCGTTCACCACGGCCGTGGCCAGGGTGGCGGGGCCCGCTTCCTCATCGGTCAGGTCCGATTCTTTTTTACGGCTCAGCAGGCCCTTTTTACCCTTGCCAGCGCCGGCCAGCACCGCGCCGGGGTCAGGCTCAAAGTTGGAAAAGCGCAGGGCTACCGAGTCGCGCGCCGTCTTAAACGTGTATTCGGCGGTGCCCGTGAAGGCCACCTTCGACAGCACCTCGATGCTGCCCTTGCTCAGGCGGTGGAACTTGGCCAGCGAATCGAGCACCACCGTGGCGTTCTTGAAGCGTCCAATCTTGCCGTTGGCGCCAATGTTTACCTTGCCCGAGTCGGGGTACACCCAGGCGTCGGCGGCGGCGATGTAGGGCACGCCGCCCACCTTCATCTGGTACTTGGCCAGGTCGTAGGTGGCCGTGGAGGCCTTAAACTTCAGGCCCTGCTGGTCGGGGTTGGTGGAGTAGAAGTACGACTTCGTGGAATCGGCATTGGCCGCCACGCGCAGCTTCACCTGCTTTTTCTTGAAGTCCCAGTGCCCGCCGCTCAGGGTGGTTTTGAACTTGGAATACGGCAGGTCGATGCTGGCCTTGCTGCCTTCTTCGCGCTTGAAGTCGGCGTAGCCTTTCTGCAG
This DNA window, taken from Hymenobacter sp. 5317J-9, encodes the following:
- a CDS encoding dipeptidase; translation: MANYLADNQTRFLDELMDWLRIPSVSADPKFHADVLRAADYLKTRLEEAGVQNVEICPTAGNPIVYGEYMVSPEAKTVLVYGHYDVQPADPYELWTSPPFEPVIKDEKIYARGACDDKGQVYMHVKAFEMMMRDGQGGVPCNIKFMFEGEEEIGSNNLEIFVKANKEKLKADVILISDTGILANDVPSIEVGLRGLSYHEVTVTGPNRDLHSGLYGGAVQNPINALCEMIASLHDENGHITIPGFYDNVDELSADERAEMAKAPFSEEEFKQSIGLPDSYGEKGYSSMERTSIRPTLDVNGIWGGYTGEGAKTVIASQAHAKISMRLVPHQTSAEITEKFQKHFSSIAPQGVTVEVRPHHGGEPVVTPTNSVAYRAAADAMETTFGKRPVPTRGGGSIPIVAMFKSELGLDTVLLGFGLDSDAIHSPNEHFGVFNFLKGIETIPHFYRNYAAAQ
- the plsY gene encoding glycerol-3-phosphate 1-O-acyltransferase PlsY — translated: MTILYIALALVVAYLLGSIPTALWVGRRFFNLADIREHGSGNAGATNTFRVLGPKAGSAVLLVDALKGFVAAYFLPKLLVTYGAIAPEHELYFKLACGVLAVVGHIYPVFAQFRGGKGVATILGMMLGVAPATVGVCMGIFVVMLLLFRYVSLASMTAGVSFALLQLLPPFRPQQPFMVYVGFVLAALLIYTHRANIGRLRAGTESRVPLFGRK